CCTCTCCCATATTTATCGAGCTTTTGCCTAGTAAATCTTCTAAGTATTGAATAAGCttccaaaatataatttagtGCGTTTGTATCAAATATGGATTCTTAAAGGAAATAAAAGGATATTTTACATCTCTGGAACTACTACCGCTTCCATTATTTTAAtagtatttaaaaacaagtaagaaagctatattcagctgtgttgaatcttatatacccttcaccaaattatacttcaaaataaaaattttaaatatttttaggtaaagaaaattaatatttttctaaagttgtttttttattttttggaaaaaaaattttcgaattgttttttttttaattttttttttaatatttagcgaaaaaacttttggtgataaaaaaaattcgggttaaaaaatatattttccgattttgaacccttgtaggtccaacttactatggtcttatatacgccaTTGCAATGGTCTTTgacatccatattgtctatattaatgacttaatccagatataggtaaaaaaaataggtaaaaaatcgaggttgtcctggttttttccttatatctcagctatttgtggaccgattttctcgattcgagccggaagaattacggagatattgatgtatgaatcgtgtatgtaagttatttggggccttcggaaattgatttcaacaaacagacagacggacatggcttaatcgactccgctatctataaagatccagaatatatatacttgatAGTGTCGGAAatgaataacaaacttatatatacccttctcacgaaggtgaagggtataattaatttacgaaactttgaaaatatgtattaagTATATAATTAGCCCACTAAAATCTTAGCAATCACGTGTAATATACCACCATTAAAAGAAATTAGATATATTAGATTAAAAGAAATtagatatacaaattttgtcCGGATTGATCCGTAATAAaccatagctgccatataaggcacacttccaaaaatcactttaaagattataaatatcttaaaaatctCGGTATCcagaaaaaattcaacacaaataagttaaaTGTAGATGGAGATCATACGACATAATTTCATagcgatcagtccataattggtcatagctccagcataaatctcttaaaaaatttgatatccatataaaatttaaaagaaataagtttcatgtaAAATGAAATCAcgcgtttaaatattttttttccaaatttcaatgaaCGCACGTTGGGTTCAAATGGTATAAAAGTGGCGatgaattgaaatttagaaataaagtttttataataaattttggtatagGGTAAAAGACTTTTACtaaaagtagataaaattctacatcactagctgtaaaaataaatcaactaagttgtttattttcctttcagtgagcggtcaaagttagcaaattattgctgtttttaaaaaaagtgaaaaaaatagaaattgttaCAATTCAACCGATTATTGTTAgtgttaaatctgttaaaagtaaatcttttataattaaactttcaacttcaggtattaaagtatatagtaaaattttgtttttttataaaaattatgtgtatatatttttaataatttttttaaaaaaggtccaCAATTGGGATAATTTTCGCAATTGGTGGGCCACAAGTATTAAGTTAGTAAtagttgaaattagttttatagattttagaatagtataggatatcagcttatatttaagaaaaaacaagtaaggaagtataataccctacactaagtaaaagagctaaaacatttttcttttaaaatttcaataatttatatttttgagtgatttttggaagtgggtcttatatgggggctatgaccaattatggaccgatcaccatgaaattaggtcgtgtgatttatgtctatattaaagttaactatgttgaattttgtgtgtctacgaatatttttaagcgatttatgcacgttaaagtgatattcggaagcgggtctatatgggagctatgactaattatggaccgatcgtaacaaaatttggtaacatgaattttgtttatataaaacttatttgtagcggaatttgtggagatacatatataaattaatcatttatgaccgataaagtccaatttcgggaggacatttgtatgggggctatgtgaaataatggaccgatttcagccagtttcaataggcttggtccttgagccgaaaaaataatatgtaccaaatttcatcgaaatatcttcaaaattgcaacctgtactctgcgcacaaggtttacatggacagacagccagccagccgaccagacggacggacggacttcgtttaatcgactcagaaagtgattctaagtcgatcggtgggtgttagactaatatttttgggcgttacaaacatctgcacaaacgcattataccctccccactatggtggtgtagggtataaaaagtccaGACAATGCCCggccatttttataccctacaccaccatagtgtagggtgatcgatccataattagacatagtccccatataaggcccacttctgaaaatcactcacgaatataaattattgaaattttaaaagaaaaatgtttttgctcttttacttagtgtagggtattatatggtcgggcttgaccgaccatactttcttacttgttttttattaagaaagtaaaacgaaaccaaaaacaaagaaagattcccccaaaacttttaaatttttttattttttcagattaaattttacatttactgaatttaatgaaagaaaaactatatacaaatttatactaataggaatacatattatatattaacttattctttaaatttattttgttttcaaagttacagcgaaaattatattttaccgAAAAACAAggggttttttgttaaaatttttttttaatttttttttaaagctgtcattttatgtatttatgattattcattacacaaatttataatattctcttttgtgacttttttgaaaaaacatttacatttataaaattttgtaaaaacaaaaattagaatttaaattaaattgatactaatataaatacacatcgctcatttgctgcaataacgtcataattaaaaagagtcgtttcgagaaaaacggctttgaatgttttatgacattttactatttcttaaataaattttcaacagatcaTGCAATTTCCGAAATGcaacctgatttaaatagtagatgttaatatctttctaatctgtagaTAACCCAAAtgtttacttgtcaaatatacgagaaaacatgaatttaaattttgacgtctaaagtgctgtgtttttatggatttatgattattcattactaaaaaattataatattcccttttgtgacttttttgaaaaaaaaaattatttttataaaattttgtttaaaaaaaaattgtattttaaattaaatttatactaatatatattaattttttgaatttattatttgattttttttaatagcacattatgtatgctttaatttccaattttattaattaatttatcgctttcgattccaaagttacagcatataTTGTGAACTaagatctttttttaaaaaaaaacaataatggatTTAacgggttaaacatttttttttctaaaatgctgtgtttttatgaatttataatttacattactaaaaaattataatattctcttttgtgacttttttgaaaaaatttgtaaatttatacaattttgtgtatactaattataatttatactaatacaataaataaataaatttatattttgaattttttaatagcacattaagtatgctttaatttccaattttattcattaatttatcgctttcgattccaaagttacagcatatattgtgaactaaggtctttttttccaaaaaacaataatgcgcttaaagggttaaacaaaatttagtttaaccttttttttataaaatgttgtgtttttatgtgcttataataactcatcaataaaaaaatattatattttaaaactacggcttctatgaattaatcgacACTTTGGGTACCATCGAACCCAATGTGGAACTATTTAAAAACATCAgagatgacttaaaaatgctggattttttcaaatgtttaacttttattttgaaacttttgtacaatataaatttattcaaagtattggcaatTATTAGTTATGATCTTTTCCTGTTtgtctggcaacatatggattccgcgcaaaaagaactgctcatcgttTGAGGCCAagtacgaatcaagccaatttcgtatTCTCTGTTCTAATGTGAAGCTTATCCCAGAAAGATCGTTCTGAATCGGtcgaaagaaatagtagtcggacggggtaaGGTCTGGTCTATaaggcggatgaggcaaaacttctcaaacaattatttctaaatagttcttaacaggtattgcaaaaattatggaatattacggtttcatgtctggtcgcatattctgaaCCTTTTCACGAATccgttgcgttcggtacaggtgcCCTGTGGTGATCTGGCAGAtttaagcagctcataatagataggacccttttggtcccaccaaatatagagcattcccttagcgccatggatatttggctttggtgtcgatgaTCTTTTTTTTGTCTGATGCTCAGTGGCATCGGTATTGGCAGATGTAGGGGGTTGCTTGTTAGGAGTTGATTTCCCACAAATGGGGATAAATGgtaaaacttttcattttattatgaaaaaaatacagttttacaTTAAAAAGAGTTACAAATTTGGACTCTATTTTAGGTTTTagcttaatttgtttaatttcgaATAATATGAAATTCAACCCAGAACTTTATCTAATAGTTgccataaatttatattgtataaccATGTTTTtgcagaaactaaaaaaaaatatgtttcacttTAAAAATCACTTTCAAACTTCGGTGTGAAAGGAGACACGAGTTAGACTATCGTATTTCTTCCAACATAAAATGGCACTGAGaacaataattcaaaatttttatagaccAGCCTAATGTTATTTATCCTCCATGATATTCCGTGTAAGTCTATTAatcaattataaataattataacacgacaaattattttagatattagatatattttttaaaaaaaaaaaactatttatttattttcaaaaattatttttttttgtgcacttttgtgtttttatagcaacttatatctttatttatttaactcatacataaatacttaaaaataacatCACAATTTATTACTCCAGAACTTAATTAACCATAGAAACCCCCATAGCCGCCGCCATAATATGGCCTAGGGCCATAGAAGCCACCGCCGTAGTAGGGTCTAGGTCTATAGAAACCTCCGCCATAGTAGGGTCTGGGTCTATAGAAACCACCACCATAATATGGTCTCGGTCTATAGAAACCACCACCATAATATGGACGACCAAAACCAAATGTACGGAATTGTCTAGTTTTACGCTCCGAATCACCATCATCCTTTACATTAGCATCTAAATCAATTAATGCTAAAGGTTCTACCGCAACATTAGTAGATTCCTctgatttttcaacaatttcttCTTCCGCCAAGGCAAATGCCAAAATCACTGCTAAAATAGTTAAATAGCTCAACAGCCTCATCCTGATGCCAAAGTAAAACACTTTAATTATACGTTTGAAATTGTAGAAAGCgttgttatatttttgattatttacaaaatttaaactaaattcgCACTAAAACCTTTTTATTTATACCCTGAATGCGGGCtgcttttgaattaaatttaaaacaaaaaattctctcattaaaaaaaaaaacttgattgaTGAGAATTTTTGATACTAATAGTACAAGTATTTttgaatgtttgtattttttttttgttaactatATTTCGgcgtattaaataaattatgattCCAGTTGACTAAATGGTTGAAATGAGAAACTACTGCATGACTACAAAACCAGAATCATTCTACGAGTATTACTCTGCCTAGACGTAAACAATGACGTAGCACTTTAACGCTTTTTAAGCCGCAAGTTATTAGTTGGAATTTCCCTCCTTCtctattattgtttttgttatatacatattgttttgtattgaatttCGTCTGGTCGGAAAAAACTAGTTTcgtaaaaatatagaaattaaacattaaatgaaataaaataaaaatcacgcacaaatatttttttaagttgacTCACTCTTTTGTTGTGCTCGGTTCGGAAACTTTCGTTGACAAGATTGAGTACCGTTATGAATTTATATATAAGTTGGCACGATTAGCTATAGTTACGTATATCTAAAATATTCTTCCTCCAAAAATCAAGCTATATTCCAATATTTCTATATtggttgtcattcgaataaaaattattcgaataagtgagaaaaaaaattgtttttatttgaatgaataaatttttttcaattttgaataaacAAGAAAAAGAGCTATATGGCTGTGAACAatcttatacccttcaccaaattatacattaaaatacaaatttcaaatatttttagttgtttttttttaaaaattgttttaaattttttttttattataaaaaaagtaattttaaagtttttaaaaaaatttttttagttttgaaaaaattttggtttttaatatttagcgaaaaaaacttttggtgaaaaaaaaattcgggttaaaaaatattttttccgattttgacccaatgtATATCCAACTTACTATGCAAAGGTcttaaaaatatctatcattaaatatccatattgtctttattaatgatttaataagCCAGATATAGgacaaaaataggtcaaaaatcaaggttgtcctggtttttttatatttcagctagagatgctaatcggaactgatttttgaaaatcccggggattgggatttggtaaagaatcccgaaatcccgacccggggtttcgggattttcgggaaatctaaaatcccgaaaattataagaaagaaacgtacataattatgtctttacaattgaaagtaaattttttatttagcaattaatttttattagacactaaaaggcatactattgcatctatggtttcgtctgccattctagaacgattttgtttccgacatatgatGCTGCCaaaaaacatctttcatattggcaaaacaaatgtgcaagtattttcctcttgttccttcagaaataaagtgatctatttcattagcaagttgcaaatctacattataacttggttttgTTATTTGggtattttacatttattaataatatcttttagcctttgagcaatcgaaatattttcattttgttcgagctcctcatctgagataaaatcaatttcgtttgaagaggatttaaattgagttttgttagataacttacaaaaaaatgtgaagaattgattttccagagccccactctaggaaaaccaaaaatccgctttcctttattaactatgttgtagcaggagttgagcttaacaactttgctgaa
The nucleotide sequence above comes from Calliphora vicina chromosome 1, idCalVici1.1, whole genome shotgun sequence. Encoded proteins:
- the LOC135953274 gene encoding spore coat protein T-like, with protein sequence MRLLSYLTILAVILAFALAEEEIVEKSEESTNVAVEPLALIDLDANVKDDGDSERKTRQFRTFGFGRPYYGGGFYRPRPYYGGGFYRPRPYYGGGFYRPRPYYGGGFYGPRPYYGGGYGGFYG